A window of Schistocerca serialis cubense isolate TAMUIC-IGC-003099 chromosome 1, iqSchSeri2.2, whole genome shotgun sequence genomic DNA:
CAcacaataggaaaagttaatgttttaaatcaatatacatagtgttggtacaagaaaagcaaagatttcacatatactactggcctctaagattaataagctgcaagagaagctatgctctcacatataatgttgatcttttttacatgtgttacactttaagatacctCATACAAATGTgcgagtaaaattttaaataacgaCATAAGTGTCTAaacttctgggctcgaaattcctctaaatggtcatcctcaaagagttgattcttaaatgagagtcaaatgctctgtggcTTAAGAAATTTATCATATATTCTTGCACAtcattcatcttgcataaaaggaaatttactttggaagtaacgcttttcaacccgccattcgcaatattttcccgtgacctgtcagAAATAGGCATCACCACACTAGTGCAGCTATGATAACGCAGGAAGCCTGCATGTTCATACATGTAAAacgttaaaagatcttacattatgtcataaaagaaacaaatcATCAGAGGATACTCTAAGAGCATTGGAATTCCGTGAACTACActaaaaatgcataatttggcttaaagtatgaatgtattttaattcaattgatagctcccggccacagaaatgccattttgttttcatttggtgtgagagcaataaatgaagaggaaccAGTAAAATCACTAAAAATAAACATGGTCACgcggagactacccacctccccactacaattcAGACTGCTCTGTACAAAAGCCCCCTCCATCTACAAGATTTCCGAACTGGGGCTATACTAGGTAGTTGCATTATTGTGTGTTTGTACAACACATTTTCCAGGCTACACGCAGACTAGAACTTAAGTGGGTGCTAGTCAGGGACTGTACAACtagcccttactagtgtagcggcCTGGTCAAAAATTTTcagccaaaatttcattttcttggatacaccgagaagattacttgtaatctttcttacctgtcgttcctgttagtcatttatttccactctggtagtctgactaTGGATATCGTTAgtaattataaaaacaatgatcattcacaaacccagtcaaccacataaacaaacagcaattggcattcacccgttcagctttattccgctcagcttgtataggcctgtccccttttgtctgcaagaAAGTTTACTTCTAGATgggacggggattcccctggcagagacatcatatATACCacacacgcattcaaaaatcaacttatgattgattcagaaataaacttaggatgtgttcaaaaaccagcagggaTGCATTTCAAACTCATATGAATAATTAATAGAGCAAAGTGTGCTGGATGctggcactttgtgaaacaaggtttttctcctcaaaaatatgaatttggtgtcctcaaccccctcctccccccttcgaACCGCAGCCCAGGGCACAGATACCCCATTTTGCTGCCtctcccgccccctccctccccctccccagaccCGGGCCTGTTACACATGTGTGAATCTGTCAGGGAGAGCCAGTAAACTTGTTCTgaatagcatctggctgcttgctgctactgcttatacagttaacagccacacttctgtagccagaagcaggagaaggtactactcatacgcgactcaactgcacatgcacatgaGCCCACTCGCAAGTgctcaaacaaatctaatgtaaacagttgtgatgtcaggCTCATCAGAGGTAATTtttttgttatgaagcactgcatagtcttcctaaagcctttgacgcaGTTTTTCTGTTAGCAGATTCttatatgagcactgtgttttgctgcatatggtgcatttcctttgcaacttaggttttattttattttctttttttctctcgttcatgttttattgctgcagtattattctgtagcatagggatacagtaatatcctttgttagggtATTGGTTCCTACCAGTCAAAActgcaaaaatttaactgaaaaccaaaacaatgaaaaattcccagaattctaaaaacatTCCCAGGTtctctcccagatgaaaaaattcctgagtttttcctggatctcctgggtcgtatacaccctgatggATGCATGCCCTGATTATGTTGGAAAGGATGTTTTAGAACTGGCCCCCAATTGCTGCAACTGGTCCTcgatattctggatactggcactgggatcgAGGTGATGTCGAGGTGGCTCCATACATTCTATcatggacagatctggggatcttgctgaccaCATGAGCACCTCAATATCATGCAGACTATTGATAGATACATATGCCATTTGTGGatgagcactgtcctgttggagaCTGGACCCCAACCCTGtcacatgagaagtaacacatgtaAACAACAGTTTATGCATGGGATATTAATTCCTTAGTCCGGCTGCTACTAGTCTATGAACAATGGTGTGGAATGACACAAACATCACAAGGAatcctttctttgttttcctatGGTAGCTGCAGATATGAAGGGGTTAaaatatgcttggtgcacaatatggcgatcttcCTTTTCTGGTAATCATATGTGGTCAATCAGAAACTTGATGGCTAGTATGCCTGCCCCCACATTCCCAAGCTCTCCAAAATCAGGCCACTCTCAGagccaaatgccccacaaatatggatattgTGCAATTCAACCaattggccaaatggagacccataatgagGGCTCTTGCAAACTTTTGTCAGGTTCTAATAACATTGTCTCACATGAGTATACAGCATCTTTGTGTCCTtcaatgatcactcaacatctggcaCTGTTCAAGCCTCTTATATATCCTCCCAGACCTGGTTATAACTCGGACACTGGCAATTCTGCTGTGGATATGTGAAGACGGTGAAGAACCTATCTCTGAGTGCAATGTTATCCAAATTTGTAACAGCCTTAAGGTTATAAGAAAGACAAGGTGAGAAGACTAGTGATACAGGGAAGTTTAATTATTTTCACCTTTGGAAAAATTAAACTCATGAGAGAGTGAGAAGGAGGGGTGTGAGGGTGCTTGGGAAGGGGGTTACTGGACGAAAAGTGTCACATTTTCCCTTCCTCTCTTTTCTTAATGGTCACCTCCCTCTGTCTACTCTCAGCtttctttatttacattatttgctaCACTTTTCATCTCTCTTCCTCTTTACTTCTTGCTCTGTCCTCCCTATCATCTCTGAACTGAAGCTGCCCTATAGCTTATCTATATGCTATATTTGACGTCCTACGCTCTCTGACATTTCACTCATCTTCGTGTCCCCTTGTCCTCACACCAATTCACATAGCATGAGAGTTAAAGTTCAGAAATCCAAGATTAGTATTATCTACTGTAAGTTGTTTTTATAGGTAATACTACAAATTTCTTGTCCTGGAAGTAAGTAATGGAGAAAAAGTTAAGTCACATTTTAATTTTATACCACACAATTCTACAATAATGATAactacaacaaaaacaataataatttctAAGGTCATGGTTAATAAAGTGGCATATCCATCTCCCCTTTACATttagtttttaaatttcatttgtaaaGTATGTAAGTTGTCTCTTTAACATGCCGCATTATAGTGTCCACATGTGcattacacatacatatatatatgtgaTATACGATGTAAATTCATTGCAGTTGCTAATTCTTCCTCTACGGCCAGCATGCCGTTTTCCATAGCCATGAGCAAACACCACACTTTCAGTTTAATCGGATAACTGTCATTGTATTCTGCACTGGTAACTTTAAGCTTCTTTTACAGTTGTTTTCTGTAATGAATTTTGAAAGGAGTGATATAAGCTCATGCCTGTTAAAGCTTTTATCTTCTTGTTGAATACTGATACCCCGAATGTAAATATTTTGCTTCTTTATGGGCTGCAGTACTGCTTCAGTCACCTTTGCACAATTTATGTTTTCCAGTGGACAAATGTATATTCTGTGCTCATCTTGTTGGAGATAACCAATTGAAAATAGTCTGAAGGCCAAACTTGCAATTGGAATTTAATTAAAGTACAGCAAGTATCAAAAAtgactacattaaaaaaaattaatgagatGGTGAAACTGTAACAGACATAACATTACTATCACGTCCAAATTTGGTGGCTTTGCACAATCTTCAGATGAGGATTCCTAAAACTGTGATACAAATGACAATTTAATAATTATACTTAAACAACGAATAACACCACCACCACTGGATAACGCAAAATCAAGCACCAAACTATTTCACTTCAAACACATTAAGTGGAAAGGCCTTCAATAATTTTAAGGACTTTTCAAAAGTTGCCAGATGACAACTTTCACAGCTTCAGGTAAATTTCATTAAGCAACAAGTTCCCATCATGTCTGCGAACTgtttgcaacagcagcagcagcagcagcagcagcagcagcagcagtagtagtagtagtagtagtattgatTCAGTCAGTAAAAGTAAAGTATTTTACAGTTATGTTTTAGTACAAAAACACATGCTGCATAGCAACAGAGCTTCACTCAGATAATTGATTTTCAATTGAATGCTTGTTCGTAGTCACCAGGCTTTTTCTGATCCTTCAAAGCTGTCGGGACAGCATTTAATTGAGTAAAATGCCAGCTTAAAATGCAttttttaagaaattgtgctttatTTACTGATAAACCTTTACAGAAAAAATACTCTTACAAACACTTGTGCCTACAATTGCAATTTTTGCAGTAAATATATCTTCATAATTATATTGTTCTTTATGCAGTATGTTTCACTCCTCAGAATGACGTCTTGAAGTAGAAAGGATTGAGTCTGCTAGAACTTCTATCTCATCTTCGGGCAGCCATGCCTGTAGCACAGGGCGGTTACATACAACTGGATGCTCCTGCATAAGCCACTCACAGCCATCTGGGATGATGCACCGTACTTTCAGATTAATGCAACCACTCTTTATATACTGATTAACCATCAATGTGTATATTAATTTCACATAACGGGCATCTATACAAGAAGTTAATGGACCTTCAGCCAGTGACTCAGCAGTCAACGCATCCAAGTAACCTTTAGTCATTATTGGGATTACATAGTTTacctggaaaaaaaaattacatgtgaaaACATACTTTCACTAGAAAAAATATGTAGCAGTAAAAAGACAAGTGAGAAGAAAAGCTCTATCCTTGTGGTATTGACAACATGCAGATCACCTAAGACAGTATATTGCACAACTGCCTGACACTGTGACACATCAGCAGACAGCAAAGTAATCCATGTATTGAGGTCTCTGccccgaagacttgtttgatgcagttctccatgctagaaGACCCTGTTCAAGACTCATCTCTGTATAATTACTGCAACCTGACATGCATTTGAACTTGCTTGCTGTAGTCAAGCCTTGATTTCCCACCACTACTAAAGAGACGATTCTTTGATTCTTCATAATCAATCCCTTTAACCCACCCCTTCTCTTACTCAACTGATCCATGAATTTATTTTCTTGGCAATTcaataaagttaatattttttgaaacattgtcCATAAAAATGTTATCCAGtcaagacttttttttaaataaaaatctcaAAATTTTCAATTAAGTTGCTCTTACCTAGTTTgttgatctagccatctaatcttcagcattcttcaggagCACCATATACGAAAAGatactattgtcttcttgtcttaactgcttatgtatgtttcacttccatatgaggctacactacagacaaatgctttcagaaaagagttcctaataCTTTATGTTCAACATTTCAGGAAAATTTTCTTGCtactgacagtctgcattttataccctctttcTTTCTCTACTTCAAACACTGTCAGTTAGTTTGCagacgaaatagcaaaactcatctatttatattgtctcatttcctaatcttattctctCACtaccacctgatttacttcagctaCATTCCACTACACTTGTTCTACTGATGTTGACATTTGTCTTTTAACTTCTTTTCGAAATcctatccattccatttaactgctcttgcaagtcctttaccatcaattttttatttcttcacgctgtactttaatttcctttccaaattttacCTTtgttccttcacagcttgctcagtatacagaccgAATAACGTGAAGACTAATATAGAACCTTGTCTAAACTTTTTCAACTACTACTTTCATTTCATGTTCTTCAATTCTTATAACTCCAGACTTTTTTCCATAAAAGTTACAGATAACCTGTTGCTCATTGTATTTTATGCCTGCCATCTACTGAATGTCAGATAGTCCTTTCGAatcaacactttcaaaagctttctctggatCTTGCCTTTTCTCAGTCTGTCTTCTAAGATTAGTTGCTGGATCAATATTGACTAGTATGTTCCTACACTACTCCATATCCCAAACTGATCTCcccaagattggcttctaccaATCTCTCCATTCTTTTTGTAAAAGATTCATCTCATCTCAGTATTTTACAAATATGATTTTTAAACTCTTAGTTTGCTAATATTCACCCTTCTCAACACCAGCTGTCTTTACATTATCCTTTAAATCAGAGCATATTTCATCTGTCTCACAAGTCTTGTATACTAGGTTGAATGGTTATATCATGATTTTTCTCCCAAGATTTTATATAATTCTTGGGAAATGGTGTCTACTCCATATGACTTTTTTGACTTATGTCTTTcaatgctctatcaaattcttcttgcaattTCATATCTCCCATCCCACATTCATTTAAAttatcttccctttccataatatgaTCTTCCAGCCAATTCCATTTGTACAGtgcttctatatattccttccatctttcaaccGTCTCTTCTTCGTTTGAACTGACTTGCTGTCTAAGCACTTGATAATCATACATCTGCTTCTCTCTTCACcaatattccttttttcttttgtttattttccaGTAAGTGGCATCTACCTGCTCCATGGTCTTGTATGTTTATAACTTtctatttttcctctagccattcatggtttgctgttttgcacttcctgtcaatgccAATTTTTaagacatctgtattcccttttacTATCTTTACTTCTCccttcatcagttacattcaatatcctctgtgCCATATCCTGTGTGAATGAGCCTTGTCTCTTTTCCtaattgttcctctgctgccttcaataaaCTGTCTACTAAAGGGAGCCATTCATCTTCCATTGAATTCCTTTCCCCCTGTTTCAGTCAAGTGTTGGCTAGTCCCCCCCCCTTTGAAACTctaaacaacctctggttcttccaatttatccacgtcccatctccttaatttcataccattccacaattttttaaattttaatctaaAGTTTTTCACCACACATTACAGCCAATGTCTACATGTGCCACAGaaattttctgcagtttaaaaatctggtttcaaaatctctgtctcaccattatacaaactatctgaaaccttctactgTCTCCAGGTCTCTCCCATGTATGCAACCATCCTATATGGCTCTTAAACCATGTGCTCTGAATTTTGAATACACTGTATGTAAACTCTGATCATTAAATTTTAATTACCTTAGCTCATGGATAATATTACAATGATGAAAATACCCGGatataaacaacaaacaaaaattagtACAGGCAACCACTCATATCCAGTTGGTTGatacgtaaacacacacacacacacacacacacacacacacacacacacacacacacacacacacacacacacacacagagagagagagagagagagagagagagagagagagagagagagagagagagagagagagagagagagggggggggggggggtaggcctaCACATCACTATCTTTTGAGCTTCAGCTCTTTTTCCACTTATTTTGATATATACACACAATGAGCACTTTAATTCTGGATTAGCCTATAGACACAAAGGGAATGCAGAATAACTTATTTGTTGTTCATTGTCTCCTCAAATAATAAACATAAGTTAACTCTGTTATGCCAGCTGTTTGAAAGTTTTTGTTACAACAAAACCATATTACATCTGGAACTGTGACTAAATTAATTACTGCTGTACAATTTATACTTTTTTTCCATGGTCGTTGTTAAGTAGTAGAGAATTTCCACAAAAATTACTCATGAAACTCCAATTAGAAACAACAGAAGAACATCTTATTTGTTTGAAGACAGTTGTTATGAACAACTACAGTAAGCTACACCACACTGCAGGAATAAAGGACCTTTCTAAATTACTGTATTGTTATTCTTCATGTATAAAAATTGTATACCTGTGGAAAGAATTCTGTTATAAACAATTCAGGATTTGAAACTAGACGATTACGGTGTTCGTCTAGTATCAAAACTCCTATACGCTTTTTTCTCAATGCTGATGCTATGCTCTTTGCGCAACTGAATCCATCTACTGAAAATGTCAGCATAACTATGGCCTTGTAACGTGTCCTCTTTGGTCGTATCTGAAACAGGATATAGAATTTACCAAAAGCAAGAAACAATCAAATTGCAGATTCTTATTTCTGCTGTTATGGAATGTAAATGTACAGATGATCATACCATATCTTTCACACAGTTTTCCTCTGATTTTATGAAACTTCTAGTAGCCATTCTCTCTGAGCAGAAAGGTCTCTCACTGATGTTTTCAGAGAAGTTGTATGTCTGCACAGTGTCAGATGTACTGAATATCTCATATTTTATTGAAAGAGGTGGTAATTGTGGTTTACTGGAGAAACTGTGAGCATCACTGGGAATCTTGTGAAGTTCTGAAACAAAACAATGCAATTTTTTGAATACTGTGATTAACACAATCAACTGGCAGGGGAAAAAAGCACATTCTTTTTCCAGCCATCCCCCCGTCCCACATTCCACTAGCCTCTTGCTGCTCCATTTAGAAACTACTTTCCAAATACAACAGTTTCAGCCTCAATATAGTAGCTACATACTAAGAAAGGAATATTCATGATCCTAAATTGTATAAAGTTTCAAGTTGCCTTGAAAGTTCCCTGGCAGAAACAGTGAATTCAAGAAAAATGTATGTAAATATTACTTGTAAAATACTGGCTCTACCAAATGAAactataataaaacaaaataacttaTCAATTACGAGCAGTGTAGTCAGGAACAAAAGAGGCACATTCTAGAAATTTGTCTATCTTTATATGAGATGGAAAGCTTGAAGGAAACAAGGTATTTTAGAAATTACAAGTGTCACTCAAAAAGTTTAGTAATGCAAATcccttcttaaaaatgggaatgatcTGTGCCTTTTTGCACTTAATTCAAGTAATTTGTTGCTTCAGTGACCTATTGTAAAGTGCTGCTAAGAGGCTAGCTGTTTCGCATTAGCTACAAATAACCATACAGATATTCAATTAGGACCTATAGCATTCTTCTGTTAAGCTATTTTTGGTGGCTTTCTATTCTGTGATCTGCAGCCTGCAAGCTACCTTATGGTTTGTGGCCTACGTTACTTCAGGTAGCACTATTGTTTCCCACCATTCACtgcaccatttttgaacactgcatAGGAGAAACAACTCTTTCTAAGCCTTGATACGTGTTAGAATTTATCTAGTTTTCCCATCATGATAATTTTGCAATGAATGTGGGAATAATTAATGTGCACATCTCTGTCATGCTTCTGCATCCCACATGGACAAGTGTTTTCCAAAAAGATTCATAAACACATGCATAAAACACCTTACACAAACATATTACACATGTTCTACAATTGATTGACATCAGTGATAGTGGCCTATAGATATCTGTCCACCAATGTTTCTTGGAAATGGGAGTGATCTGCGCCCTTTTGCAATTGCTTCAAATACTTTGTTGCTCCAATGACCTACAGTAAAATGCTGCTAAGAGGAGAACTAGTTGTTCCGCATAATCTACAAATAACCATATAGGTATCCCATCAGGACAAACAGCCATTCTTCTGTAGAGCTATTTTCATTGGCTTTCTATTCTGTGATCGAGTATCTCAATATCTGTCTTTCAGCAATGATTGAAAGGAAGAACAGAAGGATTTTTTTATCAGTGAAGCAATTTCAGAAGACTGAATTCattattttggccttctctctgtcatcctccATTTTGGTATTAATATgatcactaagaaactgtatagATAATATTAATCCACTTATTcactttacaaaagaaaatatcatAAGATTTTTCATCAGTATGGAAGAAAATTTTACTTTTGGGCTCACTGAATGACTCACATTGCTCTCCTTATCTTCACATGGTATTTCCCCAATTTTCTCAGTTTTCAGTAACATTTACCCCTAGAACAAATGTACCGATTTGTTTTTGCTTGTTACAAGAATTGCATCAGAAAGACGCAATACTCTTACATCTTACTTTCAAGTTTTGGAAAGAATGATAACAAACAATCAACAAGAAGATAATCAGAAATGGAGCTCCAGCTCAGACTGGGCAAGAATGGAGAAAGACTGGCTCAGTAGTTTGCTAAGGAATCATCACAGATTAGTAGTGAAATCACATAAAACCTTGGATAGATGGACAATGATTTTAATACAATTTCTTCCAATGCAAGTTCATTATTTTGTATTTCCAATTTTCATGAGATTTTGATAAAGTAATGTGAACATTGTGTTACATATGTTTCATTTCTGGAGCTTCTTTTCTCAAATGCCTGTAAGGCACTACATCTTTTAGTTTTTCCTGACACTATACTCTTTGGCAGTGTTCTGAACTACTAGTATATTTTTGATCATTGTGTTACTGGGTTAGTTTACCATGTTTTAGGACGTTACACATTTCCAACAAAGAGAAATTTCCAGTGTCCTCTTGGTGAGTAAATAACAGCTAAATAACTGCTAGAGATAGCATTATCTAGCATCATAAAGCAACATAAATCATATGAAAACTTTCAAAAggtacaaaaatgaaagaaaaagtcttgcaaaatgtcattttttgtaaaCATACAAATGAAGCTTGTTGTATAGCACATAGTTTAATGAATATAATGACAAATTAAATTCCCTTGATAG
This region includes:
- the LOC126477114 gene encoding uncharacterized protein LOC126477114; the protein is MDLAEIDRNAPAKLQAIQQLCSINEQLENERNSILRPTPIGPFLGELLSATEYIHVGWLFSPAGKYICGELSLALDDRTPGWQDLATELGISLKLIMAIRHDYKLQEGPTYAILCIYARQDGATIGKVLEALNSIKRYDVLLELKEYIIGEKGLIKLLQSEAERWNELHKIPSDAHSFSSKPQLPPLSIKYEIFSTSDTVQTYNFSENISERPFCSERMATRSFIKSEENCVKDMIRPKRTRYKAIVMLTFSVDGFSCAKSIASALRKKRIGVLILDEHRNRLVSNPELFITEFFPQVNYVIPIMTKGYLDALTAESLAEGPLTSCIDARYVKLIYTLMVNQYIKSGCINLKVRCIIPDGCEWLMQEHPVVCNRPVLQAWLPEDEIEVLADSILSTSRRHSEE